A genome region from Paramisgurnus dabryanus chromosome 12, PD_genome_1.1, whole genome shotgun sequence includes the following:
- the btbd6b gene encoding BTB/POZ domain-containing protein 6-B isoform X1 produces the protein MPTTPDCLYGRIMKFLTFILLLPETIKRTRKSGKQLSKLPVCYEIVSLSLRKKMAAELYPASINTNLPNSNSTAVTTTSKKTIVQVTQTVTTPTTTATQQNINNNNVETASWQSTHPTLRERNALMFNNELMADVHFVVGPPGASEKVPAHKYVLAVGSSVFGAMFYGDLAEGDSEIHIPDVEPAAFLILLKYMYSDEIELEADTVLATLYAAKKYIVPALAKACVTFLETSLEAKNACVLLSQSRLFEEPELTQRCWEVIDAQAELALRSEGFCEIDLQTLEIILKRETLNTREAVVFQAALEWAVAECKRQGLGQTSLNKRAVLGKALYLVRIPSMTLEEFANGAAQSDVLTLEETHDIFLWYTAANKPKLEFPLQKRKGLTPQRCHRFQSSAYRSNQWRYRGRCDSIQFAVDKRIFIAGLGLYGSSGGKAEYSVKIELKRQGVTLAQNVTKFVSDGSSNTFSVWFEHPVQVEQDAFYTVSAVLDGNELSYFGQEGMTEVQCGKVTFQFQCSSDSTNGTGVQGGQIPELVFYA, from the exons ATGCCAACAACTCCAGATTGCCTATATGGCAGGATCATGAAGTTTTTGACGTTTATCCTTTTACTTCCAGAAACCATAAAGAGGACTAGAAAGAGTGGCAAACAGCTCAGCAAGTTGCCAGTATGTTATGAAATCGTGAGTTTGTCCTTGAGGAAGAAGATGGCTGCAGAATTATATCCAGCCAGCATAAATACCAACCTCCCAAACAGCAACAGCACCGCCGTAACCACTACCAGCAAAAAGACCATCGTCCAAGTCACTCAAACGGTGACCACCCCGACCACGACTGCCACTCAGCAGAACATCAACAATAATAACGTAGAGACAGCCAGCTGGCAGTCCACTCATCCGACACTGCGTGAGAG GAATGCTTTGATGTTTAATAACGAACTTATGGCAGATGTTCATTTTGTTGTGGGTCCTCCTGGTGCATCGGAAAAAGTTCCAGCACATAAA TATGTGTTGGCGGTGGGGAGTTCTGTTTTTGGTGCCATGTTTTACGGTGATCTTGCTGAAGGAGATTCAGAGATCCATATTCCTGACGTAGAGCCTGCTGCTTTTTTAATCCTTTTAAA GTACATGTACAGTGACGAGATTGAACTTGAAGCGGACACAGTGCTGGCCACTCTGTACgctgccaaaaaatatattgtgcCTGCGCTGGCTAAGGCCTGTGTCACCTTTCTGGAGACCAGCCTGGAAGCCAAAAACGCCTGTGTGCTGTTGTCGCAAAGTCGGCTGTTCGAGGAGCCTGAGCTGACCCAGAGGTGTTGGGAGGTCATCGATGCTCAAGCCGAGCTGGCCCTTCGCTCTGAAGGCTTCTGTGAGATCGATCTTCAGACCTTGGAGATCATACTGAAGCGTGAGACTCTCAACACCCGGGAGGCGGTAGTCTTCCAGGCCGCTCTTGAATGGGCCGTGGCCGAATGCAAAAGGCAGGGACTAGGGCAGACGTCTCTTAATAAAAGAGCAGTGCTGGGAAAGGCTCTCTACTTGGTTCGCATCCCATCCATGACCCTGGAAGAGTTTGCAAACGGGGCTGCGCAGTCAGACGTTTTAACACTGGAAGAGACTCATGACATCTTCCTGTGGTACACCGCAGCCAATAAACCCAAGCTGGAATTCCCGCTGCAAAAAAGAAAGGGCCTGACACCACAACGCTGCCATCGTTTTCAGTCCTCGGCTTACCGTAGCAACCAGTGGCGGTATCGCGGACGTTGCGACAGCATCCAGTTTGCTGTGGACAAGAGGATCTTCATTGCTGGACTCGGTTTATACGGATCCAGTGGCGGAAAGGCAGAGTACAGTGTCAAAATTGAACTCAAGCGCCAAGGAGTGACCCTGGCCCAGAACGTGACTAAATTTGTTTCAGATGGATCCAGCAACACCTTCTCTGTATGGTTTGAACATCCTGTCCAAGTGGAACAGGATGCCTTTTACACAGTCAGTGCCGTGTTGGATGGAAATGAGCTTAGTTACTTTGGACAGGAGGGTATGACAGAAGTGCAATGTGGAAAGGTGACCTTTCAGTTTCAGTGTTCTTCAGACAGTACCAATGGGACCGGAGTACAAGGGGGTCAGATTCCAGAACTGGTTTTCTATGCCTGA
- the btbd6b gene encoding BTB/POZ domain-containing protein 6-B isoform X2 translates to MAAELYPASINTNLPNSNSTAVTTTSKKTIVQVTQTVTTPTTTATQQNINNNNVETASWQSTHPTLRERNALMFNNELMADVHFVVGPPGASEKVPAHKYVLAVGSSVFGAMFYGDLAEGDSEIHIPDVEPAAFLILLKYMYSDEIELEADTVLATLYAAKKYIVPALAKACVTFLETSLEAKNACVLLSQSRLFEEPELTQRCWEVIDAQAELALRSEGFCEIDLQTLEIILKRETLNTREAVVFQAALEWAVAECKRQGLGQTSLNKRAVLGKALYLVRIPSMTLEEFANGAAQSDVLTLEETHDIFLWYTAANKPKLEFPLQKRKGLTPQRCHRFQSSAYRSNQWRYRGRCDSIQFAVDKRIFIAGLGLYGSSGGKAEYSVKIELKRQGVTLAQNVTKFVSDGSSNTFSVWFEHPVQVEQDAFYTVSAVLDGNELSYFGQEGMTEVQCGKVTFQFQCSSDSTNGTGVQGGQIPELVFYA, encoded by the exons ATGGCTGCAGAATTATATCCAGCCAGCATAAATACCAACCTCCCAAACAGCAACAGCACCGCCGTAACCACTACCAGCAAAAAGACCATCGTCCAAGTCACTCAAACGGTGACCACCCCGACCACGACTGCCACTCAGCAGAACATCAACAATAATAACGTAGAGACAGCCAGCTGGCAGTCCACTCATCCGACACTGCGTGAGAG GAATGCTTTGATGTTTAATAACGAACTTATGGCAGATGTTCATTTTGTTGTGGGTCCTCCTGGTGCATCGGAAAAAGTTCCAGCACATAAA TATGTGTTGGCGGTGGGGAGTTCTGTTTTTGGTGCCATGTTTTACGGTGATCTTGCTGAAGGAGATTCAGAGATCCATATTCCTGACGTAGAGCCTGCTGCTTTTTTAATCCTTTTAAA GTACATGTACAGTGACGAGATTGAACTTGAAGCGGACACAGTGCTGGCCACTCTGTACgctgccaaaaaatatattgtgcCTGCGCTGGCTAAGGCCTGTGTCACCTTTCTGGAGACCAGCCTGGAAGCCAAAAACGCCTGTGTGCTGTTGTCGCAAAGTCGGCTGTTCGAGGAGCCTGAGCTGACCCAGAGGTGTTGGGAGGTCATCGATGCTCAAGCCGAGCTGGCCCTTCGCTCTGAAGGCTTCTGTGAGATCGATCTTCAGACCTTGGAGATCATACTGAAGCGTGAGACTCTCAACACCCGGGAGGCGGTAGTCTTCCAGGCCGCTCTTGAATGGGCCGTGGCCGAATGCAAAAGGCAGGGACTAGGGCAGACGTCTCTTAATAAAAGAGCAGTGCTGGGAAAGGCTCTCTACTTGGTTCGCATCCCATCCATGACCCTGGAAGAGTTTGCAAACGGGGCTGCGCAGTCAGACGTTTTAACACTGGAAGAGACTCATGACATCTTCCTGTGGTACACCGCAGCCAATAAACCCAAGCTGGAATTCCCGCTGCAAAAAAGAAAGGGCCTGACACCACAACGCTGCCATCGTTTTCAGTCCTCGGCTTACCGTAGCAACCAGTGGCGGTATCGCGGACGTTGCGACAGCATCCAGTTTGCTGTGGACAAGAGGATCTTCATTGCTGGACTCGGTTTATACGGATCCAGTGGCGGAAAGGCAGAGTACAGTGTCAAAATTGAACTCAAGCGCCAAGGAGTGACCCTGGCCCAGAACGTGACTAAATTTGTTTCAGATGGATCCAGCAACACCTTCTCTGTATGGTTTGAACATCCTGTCCAAGTGGAACAGGATGCCTTTTACACAGTCAGTGCCGTGTTGGATGGAAATGAGCTTAGTTACTTTGGACAGGAGGGTATGACAGAAGTGCAATGTGGAAAGGTGACCTTTCAGTTTCAGTGTTCTTCAGACAGTACCAATGGGACCGGAGTACAAGGGGGTCAGATTCCAGAACTGGTTTTCTATGCCTGA